A window of Gemmobacter sp. genomic DNA:
GGGCGTCGAAATCCGGCGATTGTTTCGCCAGGTGCGCGCCGACGCGGGCCAGATTGGCGCGGCCGTCTTCGTCGGCCGAGGCGGTGACAGCTTTCGCCAGCATGTCGAGGGCAGCGCGATCGAGTGCCGCTTTCGCCGGTGCAGGCTTGGCGGCGGCCGCTTTAGGCGCGGTGACGGCTTCCGCTTCCTTCTGTTCCCCGGCCGTGTTGAGCACGTCGAAATAGACGAACTTGTCGCAAGCGGTGATGAAGGGGCGGGGCGTCTTGCGCTCCCCGAACCCATAGACGATGACGCCTTGCTCACGGATGCGCGCGGCCAGGCGGGCAAAGTCGCTATCACTTGAGACGATGCAGAAACCGGAGAAGCGGCCGGTATAGAGCAAGTCCATCGCGTCGATAATCATCGCGCCGTCCGTTGCGTTCTTCCCGGTCGTATAGGCGAATTGCTGGACCGGCTGAATCGAGTGTTCCAGCAGGCACTCTTTCCAGCCGTTGAGGTTCGGCTTGGTCCAATCGCCATAGATGCGCTTGACGCTGGCGGTGCCATAGTTGGCGATCTCAGCCAGCAGCCCGGTTATGATTTTCGGGGTGGCATTATCGCCGTCGATCAGCAACGCAAGTGTTCCGGCGCTGTCTATTGCCATCGGTCTGCACTCCCATTTGAGCCGAAGTCTATCCGATGCAAGCAGCGTCACCAAACACGATTATGCGCTACCTTGAATTTTTGGCAGCTTTGCAGCACAATCAGGGCCTCAGTTCATCGCATCGACCTTGCCGCAAGCGCCACACCGAGCGACGAAAGAGCGTAGCGATTGAGTTGAGAAGGGCGCACTTACGAGTTGCTATGCAACTCAGCGCGCCGCCAGCTTGGAGGCTGGCGGGAAAGGCGGAAACTAGATCGAGGCAACGGGTTGGCGATCTACCATTTGAGCATGAAGCCAGTTTCGCGGGCGGGCGGCCGTAGCGCCGTCGCCTCAATGGCTTATCGTGCCGGGGAGAAGCTGACCAACGAACGCGACGGGATCACGCATAATTTCAGCCGCAAGCAGGGCGTTGAACATGCCGAGATCGTCTTGCCCGAAGGCGTTTCAGCCGATTGGGCGCGGGATCGGTCGGACTTGTGGAACGCCGCCGAGTTTGCCGAGAAGCGCAAGGATGCCCGCGTTGCGCGGGAGTTCGAGATTGCCTTGCCGCATGAGCTATCGGCCGAGCAGCGGCTAGAGGCGGCGCGGGAGATGGCGCAGGAGCTGGCCGACCGCTACGGCGCGGCCGTGGACTTCGCCATTCATGCGCCGCACGAGGCGAACGACGTTCGCAATCACCATGCCCACATTCTTATGACCACGCGGCAGGTGACGGAGGACGGGCTAGGCGACAAGACCTATCTTGAGCGCGAAAACAAATGGCTGTTGGCGCACGACCTGCCGACGACAGATATGCAGCTCCGCGACCTTCGCCAGCGATGGGAGGGGATCGCCAACGAGCGGCTTGCGATGGCCGGGCTAGATATTCGCATCGACCATCGTTCGCATATGGAGCGCGGGCTAGAGATCGCGCCAACCGAACATATGGGCGTCCATGCCACGCAGATGGAGCGGCGCGGCCTCGACGTATCGCGGGCGCGGCTGGACGAGGAAGCGGCCCGGCGCAATGCCGAGTTGATCCGGGAGAAGCCCGAGCAGGTTCTAACCCTCATCACCGGGGAAAAGAGCGTGTTCGACCGGCACGACGTTGCGCGGGCGCTGCATCGCTACATCAACGACGATCCGCAGGAGTTTCAGAGCGCGTTCGCCAAGGTGATGGCCTCGCCGGCGCTGGTCGAGCTTCAGCCCGAGCGGGCCGACCCGGCAACGGGCGAGATCGAGCTTGCCCGCTATTCGACCCGCGAAATGGTCGAGATCGAATCCGGCATGATCGAGAGCGCGCAGCGGATGCACGGCGCGCATGGTCATGGCGTCGATCGCCGGCATGTCGAGCGCGCCATAGAGCGGCAGGACGCCGCCATTCAGCGCAGCGCCGGCGATGCTTCCGCCCGGTTGTCCGACGAGCAGCGCCGGGCGATCGAGCATATCACCGGGCCGGAGCGGATCGCGGCCGTTGTCGGCTATGCCGGCGCTGGCAAGTCCACCATGCTCGCGGCGGCGCGCGAGGCATGGGAGGCCGAGGGCTATCAGGTCCACGGTGCGGCCTTGTCGGGGAAGGCGGCCGAGGGCTTGGAGGAAAGTTCCGGCATCCAGAGCCGCACCCTCGCGTCATGGTCCCGCGGTTGGGAGAACGACCGCGGCACGATCGGCCGCGGCGACGTGTTCGTGATCGACGAGGCCGGCATGGTCGGGAGCCGCCAGCTCGCCCGCTTCGTTGGCGAGGCCGAGGCGCGCGGGGCGAAGATCGTCCTTGTAGGCGACCATGAGCAGCTACAGGCGATCGGGGCCGGCGCACCGTTCCGGGCGATCACGGAGGAAATCGGCCATGCCGAGCTGTCCGAGATACGCCGGCAGCGCGTGGACTGGCAGCGGGAGGCGTCGGTTGACTTCGCCACGCACCGGACGGCCGAGGGGCTGGCAGCCTATCGGGATCATGGCAATATCAGCTTTGCCGAGACGGGCGAGGACGCGCGCGGCCAGATCGTGCGGGATTATCTTGCCGACCGCGACGAGCGCCCGGACGGCACCCGCGTAGCGATGGCGCATCGCCGGGCCGATGTTCGGGCGATCAATGACGCGATCAGGACCGAGCTACAGGACCGGGGCGAGCTGGCGCAGGGCGAGGACGCCGGCGCGCTGACCTTCCAGACCAATGACGGAAAGCGGGAGTTCGCGCCCGGCGACCGCATCGTGTTCTTGGAGAACAACCGCGACCTTGGCGTGAAAAACGGGATGCTTGGCACGGTCGAGCATGTCGAGGAAGGCCGGATCATCGCCACGCTGGACGGCGGCCGGGAGCGTAGCGTTTCCGTGCCGATGGGCGACTATCAGGCGATCGACCACGGCTATGCGACGACGATTCACAAAAATCAGGGTGCGACGGTCGATCGGTCCTATGTGATGGCGTCGGGGACGATGGACCGGCATCTAACCTATGTCGCCATGACCCGGCATCGTGACGGGGTGCAGCTCTACGCCGCACAGGACGAGTTCACCAATGCCGGCCGGCTGGTCGAGCATGGGGCCGCCCCGTTCGAGCATGACGCGCAGAAATCCGGCAGCTATTTCGTGACGCTGGAAAACGACAAGGGCGAGCAGCGCACTCTATGGGGCGTCGATCTTGAGCGCGCCATGAAGGAGGCCGCGCCCGAGATCGGGGAGAAGATCGGCCTACAGCATGAGGGTTCCACCCCCGTCACCTTGCCGGATGGGACGCAGACGCACCGCAACACATGGAAGGTTCAGGACGCCGGCGATCTGGCCTATAGCCAGCTAGAACGCCGCCTGTCCCGGTCGGGCGTCAAGGAAACCACGCTCGACTATACCCGTGACTTTGCCGAGCGGCGCGGGATCGCGGAGCAAATGGGCGTCCGCAGCGAGATCGAGATTCCGGCCGAGCGCGCGGCCGGGCTACGTGCGGAGCGGGAGTCGACGGCCGGGGATCATGCGCTTGATCGCAGATCCTCGCAAAAAGTCGGCCGAGATCTTGCGCAGGATCTTCGT
This region includes:
- a CDS encoding NYN domain-containing protein; this translates as MAIDSAGTLALLIDGDNATPKIITGLLAEIANYGTASVKRIYGDWTKPNLNGWKECLLEHSIQPVQQFAYTTGKNATDGAMIIDAMDLLYTGRFSGFCIVSSDSDFARLAARIREQGVIVYGFGERKTPRPFITACDKFVYFDVLNTAGEQKEAEAVTAPKAAAAKPAPAKAALDRAALDMLAKAVTASADEDGRANLARVGAHLAKQSPDFDARNYGFPRLSDLVEASGIVEVERIGENPKIIMVRLKGGPTPRPAR
- the traA gene encoding Ti-type conjugative transfer relaxase TraA gives rise to the protein MAIYHLSMKPVSRAGGRSAVASMAYRAGEKLTNERDGITHNFSRKQGVEHAEIVLPEGVSADWARDRSDLWNAAEFAEKRKDARVAREFEIALPHELSAEQRLEAAREMAQELADRYGAAVDFAIHAPHEANDVRNHHAHILMTTRQVTEDGLGDKTYLERENKWLLAHDLPTTDMQLRDLRQRWEGIANERLAMAGLDIRIDHRSHMERGLEIAPTEHMGVHATQMERRGLDVSRARLDEEAARRNAELIREKPEQVLTLITGEKSVFDRHDVARALHRYINDDPQEFQSAFAKVMASPALVELQPERADPATGEIELARYSTREMVEIESGMIESAQRMHGAHGHGVDRRHVERAIERQDAAIQRSAGDASARLSDEQRRAIEHITGPERIAAVVGYAGAGKSTMLAAAREAWEAEGYQVHGAALSGKAAEGLEESSGIQSRTLASWSRGWENDRGTIGRGDVFVIDEAGMVGSRQLARFVGEAEARGAKIVLVGDHEQLQAIGAGAPFRAITEEIGHAELSEIRRQRVDWQREASVDFATHRTAEGLAAYRDHGNISFAETGEDARGQIVRDYLADRDERPDGTRVAMAHRRADVRAINDAIRTELQDRGELAQGEDAGALTFQTNDGKREFAPGDRIVFLENNRDLGVKNGMLGTVEHVEEGRIIATLDGGRERSVSVPMGDYQAIDHGYATTIHKNQGATVDRSYVMASGTMDRHLTYVAMTRHRDGVQLYAAQDEFTNAGRLVEHGAAPFEHDAQKSGSYFVTLENDKGEQRTLWGVDLERAMKEAAPEIGEKIGLQHEGSTPVTLPDGTQTHRNTWKVQDAGDLAYSQLERRLSRSGVKETTLDYTRDFAERRGIAEQMGVRSEIEIPAERAAGLRAERESTAGDHALDRRSSQKVGRDLAQDLRADPREDLASDRQQRRNPFEGLKLARGAAAEGPQQDRAGEDGPQIDQKRPQQAEKQRRGMFAGLKLNARPAPSQERSERPEREGSLRQAPAPDRLTERARGQSPLEQAVDRYSRAYQSIDQHRREGLPVLDMQRQEMRDAGQQLDQVQGGMKDLMRSTLQNDPETARAMTELSGRERVAQVIDGMKRENAALQDPNVRAERFVNRWQELDGQRQKLRGWQHDEARGKVESQMNGLTKSLERDPQVDSILRNRRQELGIGQELRRGQSIAHQLQEEMTRGQRLSRGIGMSM